ACACATGGATGAGGATTTAGCAGCTTTCCCTTAGGGCTCACCTGTCTGGACAAACCTGGAGAGGAAGGACAAAGATCAGCCCAGGGTCACTGTTCATTGCAGCAGAGGTTTCAAGAGTAATAGAACACCTTCCTTTAAATTTTAACACTTTTACAAGCAATTTAAACCGTGACTTTCAAAGTTCTCCGATCACTATGCAGATCACACTACATAACTTTCTGTCTTGTGATCAAAAGTCTTGAAGTTGTTGGGTTCACACCAGACAACAGACTTCTTATTGGAGGGTAGTGGGGTAGTAGTGTGTCTGTTCCCCAAACTtaagttgttttcagacatgcactgaactccagagaaccTCCGGACATTCTGCTGAGAGGCTGTATGTGTGGACGCCAATGTCTGAGTGAAAGCCTCCAGAACTTTCTGTGGAGTCGGGCTGAAAATATAGTGTGAAGTAGGCTTTAGTTtactcatcatcttcatccagTTTATTATAGGTCTCTTTCCTGTCTGTTCAGTGTTTTGGTCAGTCAAATGATTCAGGTCAAATCCAAACCAAGTTTTCGATACTCATAGTTTGTCCGTCCAGAAATCCAAAGAgttgtttgtttcatctaaacacgcacacacagacagacagacagacagacacacacacacacacacacacacacacacacacacacacacacacacacacacacacacacacacacacacacacacacagacagacacacagttctCTCTTGGCTCAAAGAACTGGCTCTGATTCTCCTGCAGGTGGATGTGGTTTGTGGCGATCACCTCCTAGATCCCTCCCAGTCACTCAAAGACGTGCAGAGCACCGTGGGTGATGCGGCGCTGCAAGTAAGACCCAGAATCACACAGAGCAACAAATCCCTTTGTGTGATGGAGATTTCATTAGAATGTCATCAATACTGATCCCAATGAGTAATCTTATTGTTCTGGTTTCAATTTTGCTCCAGGACGGTCTGCTGGTGCTGCAGTTTGGCCTGATCCTGCCCGCCCTCCCCTGACCATGAGATTGTGATTCTTTTCCTCTGACTCTTAGTTATCATTTGGAGTGAAGTGTCTACCTTTGCGTTATACCTGCCTCACGGCCATCTTGGATGTTAGCGCCTAATATCTCCAAACATGGTCTTCTTGAATGAAAATATATCAACTGTTCTCTGAAATTTCTCACTGTAGCATCAAATGTTCATCTCTCAGGAGGACGGGTACATACATTTGACTTACTTAAGTGCCAGCATGTAAGAAGGAGTAACTCCAACCCGAAAGTGGAAATTCCTCCTCCTACTGCCAAGGTGTCTTTAGGTGGAGCTCAGTGGGCTTTCACTGTACAGAACGTGACTTCTGCTGTAGCCACACTGTGCATGACTTCTGTTTATAGAAAGTAGAAAGTGCCTGTGAAGCAGATACAAGCTGCCTCTTTTTCTATGAAACCAGGGACCCATCTCTCACTTTTGTATTTAATGACTGATTGACTGTGATTTCAGATACTACTGATTCAAAGGGCTTGAAAATTCAAACTACCACTACCAAAGgtttgtgtttgcgtgtaaCATTTTGATATTCAGAGCTCAGATCAACACGTCGTCTTTTCCAGTTTGTTTATGGttgatttacagatttaatTTAAGCGCTGTTAACTTTTTTATGAAGTGTCAACTGATGTAAATGAATACAACAGACACGATGAAGCCAGCTTTCAGTCCTGCTCATCGGAGCACTAAAGCATTTATTTAAAGGGTGTTTCTATGCAGAGGTTTTTGGTAAGATTTGTTGAAAAATAGTTTTGTCAgtttgaatgaataaatgactGCACAACTAAGAAAGGGTGTCCTCGTTCTTCCATGTTGCTCTTTCAAATTTTGATTATTGATAGATAGTGTTTATTTCATGAATCCTAAATAACTTCCTATCAGGACACACTGGATAAGGATTCCTCCCTGACTGGTTGAGAACTTAAAATGTGGGATAACAGCTTCCCTACCTTTTTTTTGCAGTTGCTAAATATCTTGCTGTCTTGAATAAGTTCTGCAGTTTGTTAATGAGCCGAGGTTCTTCCGCTAATGGACATAAACATCTAACTGGAGGCAGCTTTACGTCTTCCTCTATGTGTGAATATGTTGAtgtggatataaaaaaaaaaaggaaagcagCTTGTTAGACATTTATTCATTGCATGGTTCAGTTCCACTAAAAACAACAGTAAGGAACATCCCAGTTTTCCTACTGAAGCATTGTATTCATTGTACTGAACTATTTTTCTCTGTCACCATAGATCTTTCCACCATACAGCTCTGTAGCTTAAGCTCAGAGCAGGGAAACTTCTACACTTTGTaacgaaacaaaacaaagaaaaagagcagataGTGTCCTTTCTTTAAACTCTGTGTTACAGGGGCTTTAAACTGACACTGCTCTGCACTGCTACAACAGAGAACTACACTAACATTAAGTGTCTTCCCTTGATAAACACAGGTGTCAGTGCAATATAATACAGCAGCAAATGCAAAAACATCCATATTCAATACTTGCTCACACATTTACTATTGTACAATATTTGAAAAGTGTTAATCTCTGGAGACCTTTAGACcagatttgtttaaaatgtttccagGTTGGCTTTGTTTGTTAAATGTGGAGTGgaacaaagtttattttccAAAGATCCAACACTGAGACCTATGACTCAGGAAAGATGTCAACTAAAGGATATTGATTATCACCCAAAATACAGATTTTCACCTCTAAATCCACAACATTTGTATAAATGGTTCTTTTAGAAACTATCAACTCACTATACATAAAATGAATATGTGTTCCCACTTTCCTGAATtccctatctatctatctatatatctgtcTGTGCTTGTGCTCAGTTGTTGGAGTTGATGTCTGCTTCATCTTTGTCCTCGCTGATCTCTTTGAAGCTTTCCTTCATgcctccttctttctccctctggctGCTCCTGAAGGAGCTGGCGGAGGCTCGCGGCTGATAGTTGAAGCTTGCAGCACCGAAAGACATCCCTGAGTTAAAGTgagtctcctccccctccagcagTTTCCTTGTGGGACCGAGAGaaacaaaatgtcagagtgGACATGCAGACATTACACGTCCCACAAATGcttcaagatattttttttcaatggcGTCCACTAGTCAAGAGAGTCCTCTTTTGCTGGGTTTGTCCTTTTTATCCTCTCAGCACCTGTAGGCAGCGATCTCTATGTCCAGGGCCATCTTGACATTGAGCAGGTCCTGGTACTCCCTCAGGTGCTGGGCCATCTCACCCTTCAGGTTCCTCAGATCAGAGTCCAGATGGCCAATAGTGTCCTGTTACAATTGAAATGACAATGGATTCAGACGAGAGAAAAGCAAGGACATTATCAGCAGTTTTCTCAATGAATTTACATGTGCATAGATCTAAACAACTGTACTTATTTTCCTGCGGCATCATTTCCTCAAAGGGAATAAAGAATCCTTTTGGAGCTTTAGCCTCTGTAAAGAGCCAGTGAAAGCAGATGGCCTTCCTTTATCCGAATTAGCAGGTCAGAGGTTAATCTGATAGACACGCACCATTGATTGACTCAGAACTGTTTCGTGTCTTCTTCAGACCTTGAACTTGAATCAGTTGATCTCTGACTCTGAGTTCTCAAACATTGAGGTGAGAGTCATAACTTTTTCTTTAACAGGTTATTATTACAGACAgggttttttttaattcaaattccccatcattatttaataaatataatttatcacATTTTCGCAGGAAGCCTCACTGCTGACATTTGACCTGAGAATTTGCTGTTTTTGCTGTttgctgttaaataaataaatagttttttatgGAACTACCAGCGCTAATGCTGACACATTATTTAATCTACTCTGATTAGCGATTTGCCCATTAATTATActctttactttttcttttctctttcctatCTAGCTGCAGCTAGTAAGCTTAGTTAAGTATAAAgatggaaaaggaggaagagctAGCATTGCAAAAAAATCATTCAACTCTAAAGCTCAGTAATCAGTAAGTAAATGTCAATAATAAAGCCTAATAACAAGTTATAATGTACTTGCATATAAATATGtcagtaataataacaaagcTCAGTAATAAGTATTAATATACATATTGATGATAagtaagtaataataatagttaataGGCAGTGATAAAGTTCAGTCATAAATAATGTACACTTACAGATGATTAGTAAGTAATACCATGCCTACTATAAGTAAGAGGTTTCCAGACTTTAAGTTTAGCAAAGTTCCTGTAAGCAATCATGAAACTGCTTGCCTATGTGACTGAGTGGAGATTATGGCTGGATTACACTCAAATATCACTCATTTCACAATTTCTCCTTCAGCTTTTTGATTCATCAACTCTTCAACAAACAGCCTTCATTGCGGTTTAATTAGTGTCTCAAACTTCTGCTTTCTTAGTGGTTGGCAAAGGAACTGCAATCATAGGGCGTGTGATCGATTATTTTAATGATAACACCGCCAGTATGTTGTTTTCCTTGCGCCTACTCAAACTTGACATTGAAAGGTTTGGGACCGCCCCAATGTGTGCAGTTCGCAAACAGCTTTACTCAAGCTGTGACATAATTCAGGACCATGAGATCTGCTGGCTTCCAATCCTATTACTCTACAGACAGCACTGACCTCCATGCAGCCTGGAAGCAGGTGACTGAGAGCAAATAACGATCCCTTTTCCCCATCATGGTTTTCATTCACAAGTCAGCacttaaataatgtttataaaaGAGTTCCGGAAAGAGTGATTTAATCTCTTGATAACCGTCATGAAAGGGAAATAATGTTCGGGTTGGAACTGCTAATTGGAAATGAAATGTGCAGAAATGAGTGTGCTTGGGGACTAAACTCCTCCATTTCCCTGAGAGATGTAGGAGACAAGGGAACAGTACAGTGCTGTAGGTTCACTATAGTTTTTAATGACTGTAATTACTTGCCTGCATGGATGTGACTTCAGCATTGTGTCCATCCTCCATCTCTGCGATCTGCCTCTCCAGAGACTCGTTGGTGCCCCTCATGGTCTCGATCTCGATGGTCTTGGACTGCAGCTGCCTCCTGAACTCGTTGATCTCCTCCCTGCTAGCCCTCATGGCCTCGTTGCTCCTGGTCGCCTGCTCGTTGAGGCTGGCAAACTTGCTCTTGTACCACTCCTCGGCCGAGTGCAGGTTCCTGGAGGCGATGGACTCGTACTGGTTGCGGATCTCCTTCAGAGCTGAGGTGAGGTCCGGTTTGGCGACTTCTAGCTCCACGGAGACCTGCTGTGACTCCATCAAGCTGCTCAGCTCCTGGATCTCCTCGTCGTGCACCTTCCTCAGGAAGGTGATTTCGTCCGTCAGCGACTCCACCCGGCGTTCCAGGTCCAGGCGAATGACTGCAGCGTCATCCACGTCCTTCCTGAAAGACTTCAAGGtctgctctgcttcctcccGTGCGATCACCTCCTCATCAAACTTCACGTTGAGTTTCTGAAagtgaaatgagagagagaggtgaattAGTGGACAAGtaagatttgaaataaaacacatatcCACATAACTCCACAGCTTATTTTTGATTTAAGAAATTAGATAATGAAGATGAAAATAATGAGATAATGGTGTCAACAAAATTCCTGACATGCATCAAACATAATGTGCCCTATCATTACCACTGTCCAGTGGTTTTACCTGTAGCTCGTCCTCTATGTTGTTCCTCTCGATCAGGATATGGTTCCTTTCCCTGCTCAAGTCGTCCAGCTGTGACCGCATGTCCCTCATCTCCTGCTGGTAGACGTGAGCGACGCGGGACGGCTCATTTTGCTTCTGCCTCAGGGTCAACAGCTCCGTCTCCAGCACTTTATTCTGCTGCTCCAGGTGACGCACTTTATCGATGAACATGGCGAAGCGATCGTTCAGACCCTGTGCAACAGCATAAAGGCTTGTTTATAATCACACAATATTTTACCTTTGGATTAAAATACCAGACAGGCTTCTAACCAAAACTGACAGTGTATTAAAGGTTCAGAGTATAgaattcagtgacatctagtggttgagttacatgttgcagctgaacacgcTCACCCCACCATCCCCTTCCAACCATCAGTTGacacaaaaactcaaaaggtgtttagtttttcCACAAGGTCGAACTTGTCTTTAAGAATAAAGTGATATATCGAAAGTACATCTCCCGCCTCTCTCACCTCTTTGGTATGAAACATGAAGTGTGACATCGCCACACATGGGTATTAAACACATTCCCTGTTTGTCTTCCTGCATCCTGGGTTCTCAAAACATATTGAAACAGTTACAGATATGACCTCGTTGATAGCACTGGTTTAGATCAATTGTTTTTACTCTGCAAGTCCCAGCTTTGGGGGGGTAGGGATCAGCAGCACTTAAAGGAACCTTTTAGTTCCTTTAAAAACGTTCCTGAAACAAAACACTTCCTGGTACTTTTGGTCCAAATACAGTTTTTGGAAGAGAACATTTCATTCTCCATGTTATAATCCATTCGATAACTGATTCTTAATTAttgtaaacataaacatctgAGGGGTTTGGACGGTTACATGAgcaaaataacacatttcaatATGTCAGCTTGGAATCTGAGAAACTGGTTTGTCCTTTGTTGTAGCATTTTatagattaaataattaatcaaataatgTCAGATCGTGACAGAGCCGGGTTCATGAGCTTTTGCCTGTATCACACAGAAGGTGTCACCATGCTGCCATGTCAAACTCAACTTTTGAGTCAAATCCTAAAAGCCATTGGGATACGGTGAAAAGGTCGAGAAGATACAAGTCAGTGGACCCTGAGGTATTCAGATGGTTCAGAGGTTTTTCATCAGATTACTGCTTGATTTTATGGCTATGTTTATAAAGGTGTGCTGAAATGTGGGTGAAAAAAGCATCAGTTTAATAGGGATTAAAGTAACAGTCTATTAAGCGATCAAAAGGCCAGGTCACCTTTTTATAAGTAAATACACTTGTTCGTTCTTTCTTTACGATAAATGTGTCTGAATTGCTTTATTGGTAAAGGGCTTAAGTTCAGAATGAGGTTATGAGAGGAGTAAAATGCTTGTTTACATCTGGATATTTAGTGCTCTAGATAGGGAAATGTTAAATGACTTCAAGGCCTGATACTGAAAGACTGAAACACCACAACTGGAAAGTCATTGGTCATAAATTAATACAATAATACGTTTTATAAGAATGAGCTGTTGAAcaccattttattttataaactgtGATCagttaatttatataatttatgatttttaatagtttttatgGTTTGCcctatatttttcattttgaattgtgtttcgaaaggtgctatataaataaagtaagttaatattattataaagaacaatttaaaatactaaaaatTAATTACAATTTActataaaaacacatcattatAAACTATTctatataaatctatatatttctatatataatctacctgcagctgctccttctCGTTGGTTCGAATGACTTTGAGTTCGTTGTTGACGACAGAAGTCTGGGTCAGGTCCATTGAGTCGGTGGGCAccggagagaaagaggaggaccGTCCCGTCCTCCGGTACAAGCTGAGCGAGGACGCGTGGCTGCGGGACGCCGCCATGGACCTGAGCCCCGGGGGGAACCGAGAGGACGCGCTTCCGGTGCGGGACGGAGAGACGGGGAACCGGGAGGAGTCCCCGAAGATTCTCCGGTAGGACGAGGAGGTGTAGCGGTCCCCGTAGTTCATGTCTGCGGTAAGTCGGAGAAAGCACTGATGTGCGTAAAGCGCTTTGCAGCAGCTTATATAGAGCAGGTGACAGGTGGAGCGAACCACTTTACGGATGGAGGGACACTGAATAAAGACAATATAACGTGTGAGGTGAAGTGAAGATGTTGAGTGAGGTTTTGCTTCTTGAAGAGATAGACAGAAAGAGTGATCTCACTTCCCCCACGTTTTACCCAGACCTGTTCTCCATGTGTTCACTATGTGATGGAGTCGTCCTCCTCCACACCTCCAGTCTGTATTTCACTAAACACACCGGCAGACGCACAAAATCCCAATGAATGAACGAGCATCAAACCTAAGCCTCAGTAGACAACTGAGACTTGCAGTGTGAGAATTTACTTCCACGTTACATGATAAGTTGATTTTACAGCAACTGatcaaataatatattaataattcatttataaagcacttttcaagGTTACAAACTGCTTcgaaataaatagataaaataaaataaaaaagtaaaaaaacttaaaatacatacaaacatataaaacattacaattttaatattactGCCCATTACAATATATtgtaatacattttctttattaccTAAttctaataaagaaaatgtacatttaaaccTTGATTTAAAGGAAGCTACTGATTCCACCGGCTGCATCTCCTTCCACTGCCAGTGGATCTCAAAGTGTGCCCTGGGTTatatgaggatttaaaaaatctgcaatATACTGAGGAGTCAGACCATTAAGTGCCTTGTAAGTAATTAAAAGAACCTTAAAATCTAATCCAAAATAATCTGTAAGTCAGTGTAAAGAGGTTAAAACCGGGGCGACGTGCTCCAACCTGTTTATTCTGGTTCAGTTGAGCACATTTGGATAATGTGGGACCAATGttcatattaaaaaacaataaattcagGGTACTTTTTCAGCTTTCAGACTCTGGTTTTGGATAAAACTGTaaggaaaatatttgtatttttctcctcCATTGTTTAGGTGAATTCTGTAATTTATATTTCGTTTATATTCTTTGTTTGTGAAACAATCTTTATCATCACAATTAAACTGAGCCCACGTTCCTGCTAGAAAGTATATATTCATGGCTGAGCCCAGAGGTTCGATGGTCATCATGATTATTTTGTGGTAATTAAATTAACTGTAgatttattcatattatacaCATGTGAACTGAAATAATAGGAGCATTAAAGCAACAGAACAATTGATTTGATACCCAACCTTGAAGAAGGGTCCGAACAGAAGACTTGGGCTGTaatattgtgtatttgtattcatgtCAACAAATGGTAAGAAACTAACACATCAGTCCATCTCATGACATGCCAAATTCCTTTCCCTGGTCTCAAATTGCATCTTCCTTTATGTAAAGAGGTGATTTATTCActaaatatctttgtttttttcttattcagaGTCTATGGGTCTTTCGTCTTTCCTCAGCTCATCACCCATCAGCCTCTGGTGCCACTGTGGCCCAAtagctcctcctctctgccgcAGGAAATAAATCCCTGAAGCCCTGACTGATGAACAAGGTCTACTGATGCTGTTTTATCGTTAAATTGATAAAACCTACACGAGTGACTGAGCAGGTCATTTTACACCATGGAAATGGAAAGGGaatcatttaaaatggaatCACGTCAGTGtttgatggtttaaaaaaaagaaagagtgcAAGGGTTGTCTTTTTTATTCCAGTTCAGTCgataattatattataacacttttatatttatagtttaGAGTCAGTTGGGATGTAAAGcatttcacaacaacaacataataataatacgttTTATTTAAAGAGCACTTTTCATGATActcaaaaacaatacaacattaAAAGTTgagcaaaaaaaataacacaatataaacGCAGAGTCCATGtcaaacattcacattaaaagcaatTTCTGAAAGGGTGAGTTTTGATTAGAGTATTGAACATGGTGACGTCGGTGCAGTCACGGATGTGTTTGGGTAGAGAGTtccagagggaaaacaaagGAAATTATGCTTTTTATCTGTTTCATGCTTATACGAGTCTCACCCAGTCTGGGTGAGTTATTCATCTGTGATGTTGATTAATATACAATGAGTTGCCCAAAGTTACTGTACTTGACATCTTTGCATTGCACTGCTAATAATAGATTTAAAGTGTTGGATATGTGAGGGTATAGGCAGCACAACTGGGACACACAGTTGATTTctccagtggcagcagcagcagcctcagagaGCTCTTGCATTAATAACTAATGTTGTGGTCTTTATCGTTGTTTAAAGAAGCTCCGTGTCAGCATCTGCTTTTATGAGCTCTATCATTTCCGTTTATATTGGCCCCCCATGGTGCACATTCCTAAATAAAGACttgtttaatcaaattaatagACGCAATGTGACACTGGAGCCAGATACAGTCAGTGCAGCATTTGCAGATTGTTCCTGATTGTGTGGAGAAACAATGAAGATCTACAATGCCTTGTATGTTGTGTCCTATGTAGGCTGGAATGTAGAGGCAGTGGGAATAAACATAGGGCTAGGGTGGTGTCAGTCAAAGCCCAGCACTAAACTTTCTCCCTCTGACCATCAACTGTTCAATGAGGAATCCAATGAGTGCAAACTTTATACAAATCTTATGTAAAAGACAAGATATATCTGGTCTTTGTGCTGCCATGAAAGTACAAGTCTCAATGTCAATGTGGTGAATTTTCCAATGGATGATTTCCCATGGAGGATTTCTCTTAGGTAAGACTGTAACTGCGTGTTTTTCACTGGCACCTTAAGACTGGAGATGACGCTGCCGTCTAGAGTAGCCAGTAGAGGCCAAGGGGTGGCTACCAAAGAACTAAAAGTAGGGGTGAAGTTAGATCCGATTGTCAGTAGTTTAAGGTGTAGATCCTGGAAGTTGGCAGAGGTTGAAAATCGCTGTTGAGAAGGGAGGATGCATGAAGTGGAAGGAGCTGTCTActgtaggaggaggagaatgcTGCAGTGGGTTAAAAGAGGCTTGAGCCTGGAGCTGGAAGTGACTGTGAGTGGAGGTTTGACCTGTATCTGTTTGCCAGAATCAGGTGGAGCAGTTGGAGGCCAGGGCTGCCGGTTGCTGGCAAAGGCTGCAGGAAGGAGTTAAGGGAAACTATGGGTGAAGGTTTGGGCTAAACCTGTCCGTCAGAAGATGCAGGTTAATGAGACTGCTGAATCTGAAGGTGGAGATAGAGCTACAGGTTACTGACAGAAGTGGTAGGTAGAGGTTGGAGGTGCAGCTATCTGCTATGATATCCTGTTGGATCAATGCACTCAGTGGTTCCTCATCCAACAGGATAATTGTTTACACCCCTCAGGTTGAATTTAAAGGAGTAGTTGATGATTAAGGAATTTGAGTTGCAGTTTCCTTGAACTGCCAGCAGAGGTCAATGTAAATCAAGAATTACCTCATCTTCCAGCCCCTCTGAAGTCCTTTGagtggtgttggagctgtgtgctgacatgtttgtttgtgagcacaGATCATTCTGACAAACCTGTAGCTCACTGGTAAAATGAGGAGCTGAACAAAAGCGACAATCTGATAAACGTCTGTACTCTACAGTGAGTTTATACGATCTTACATTACTTCTCCACCCATCGGGCCATTATAGCATCATGGACCTCTAGGGATGGTGTGTCCATAATCCTGAATATTGAAGTCATTGAAACtatgtgatttgtttttgaatCCCAACATCTCTGGAAACTGGGTTGACTCATACTCAGTAACTATAAGTTCTACAACACCTAAAAAATGGTGGTCACTCCCCCTGAATTAAACTCTATGTGGAAAATACATGAAGAAGTGGACTTTGCTCTCGCCAGGTAAGTATCGTTAGCAACATCGGTTGATAACGATACATAATACACAGAAGAGCGTTATGCTTAAAACTGATTTTGAGGTGATATGTCCCAATTCAGGGACCTCCAGAGGCTGCGCTCTTCGTGgcctgaggaagaagaaagcTTTCTTCGTGGGCCGCTTAGGCCAAATCAAAATGACACGGTCTTGCCTACCAAGGTTTCCTGTGATTACCATCACCAATACGTCTCGCCTCCCACCAACATCTGTTGCTTAACAACAGAGCCATAGTTGGTGGGAAAGTTTTAATATGTACACCGTTAACTGTTCGGTTGAGTTGAAGCGTGATACTAACAATTTAAGCATTGGGCGTCTCATCATCTCCTTGAAAATCAGCAAATCACCAAAGTGCAATGAATCCAGAATAGGTTGGCTGTCCCAACTGCAGCCTAAGAGGGAGGCGGCCCCTGACTTGAGACATAGCTCTTCTACTACTCACCAAGTCAGAAATCCAACATGGCTCCACAGCGCTACTAGTGGTCACAAACTCCACAGAACACAATTCACAGTCAACATCCAGCTCGACTTGTTCAACAGTGAGCCAGCACCAGTTTCCtttagataaatataaaattagaTCCACATCTCCAAAGCAGTCATAAAGTCAGAGGACACACATtaacaggtgtgtgtctgtgtgtccccaGTGTGAACTCTGAAAGAGTATTGTGATGGTATTTAGATTACTTGTTTAGGctataaaataatgtatttgaaTTATCTTATTGGAGAGGAT
The Platichthys flesus chromosome 12, fPlaFle2.1, whole genome shotgun sequence DNA segment above includes these coding regions:
- the inaa gene encoding internexin neuronal intermediate filament protein, alpha a — its product is MNYGDRYTSSSYRRIFGDSSRFPVSPSRTGSASSRFPPGLRSMAASRSHASSLSLYRRTGRSSSFSPVPTDSMDLTQTSVVNNELKVIRTNEKEQLQGLNDRFAMFIDKVRHLEQQNKVLETELLTLRQKQNEPSRVAHVYQQEMRDMRSQLDDLSRERNHILIERNNIEDELQKLNVKFDEEVIAREEAEQTLKSFRKDVDDAAVIRLDLERRVESLTDEITFLRKVHDEEIQELSSLMESQQVSVELEVAKPDLTSALKEIRNQYESIASRNLHSAEEWYKSKFASLNEQATRSNEAMRASREEINEFRRQLQSKTIEIETMRGTNESLERQIAEMEDGHNAEVTSMQDTIGHLDSDLRNLKGEMAQHLREYQDLLNVKMALDIEIAAYRKLLEGEETHFNSGMSFGAASFNYQPRASASSFRSSQREKEGGMKESFKEISEDKDEADINSNN